In Primulina huaijiensis isolate GDHJ02 chromosome 4, ASM1229523v2, whole genome shotgun sequence, a genomic segment contains:
- the LOC140975563 gene encoding 2-hydroxy-palmitic acid dioxygenase MPO1-like isoform X1, translating to MGLFDLEKHFAFYGAYHSNPINILIHMIFVWPILFTASVLLYFTPPLFKLSAIRSLDDGFLIFNYGFLFTVIYAFYYVGLDKKAGSLAAFLVVLCWIGSSALAHSLGFSLAWRVVLASQLLCWTVQFIGHGVFEKRAPALLDNLAQAFLMAPFFVLLEALQSFFGYEPYPGFHARVKAEIDADIKEWKDDKQKKIS from the exons ATGGGGTTGTTTGATTTGGAGAAGCATTTTGCTTTCTACGGAGCTTATCATAGCAATCCCATCAATATACTGATCCATATGATATTTGTTTGGCCGATTCTGTTCACAGCTTCGGTTCTTCTATATTTCACGCCACCTTTGTTCAAGCTCTCTGCGATTCGATCACTTGACGATGGTTTCTTGATTTTCAATTACGGGTTCTTGTTCACTGTAATCTATGCCTTTTATTACGTTGGTTTAGATAAAAAGGCGGGTTCTTTGGCTGCGTTCTTGGTTGTTCTCTGTTGGATTGGCAGCAGCGCTCTTGCTCATAGCCTGGGGTTCTCTTTGGCTTGGAGG GTTGTCCTTGCATCTCAATTACTGTGCTGGACTGTACAGTTCATAGGCCACGGTGTGTTTGAG AAACGAGCACCTGCTTTGCTGGACAATCTCGCACAAGCATTCCTCATGGCACCTTTCTTTGTATTACTAGAG GCTCTGCAGTCTTTCTTTGGATACGAGCCATACCCGGGATTTCATGCTAGAGTCAAGGCGGAGATTGATGCTGACATTAAAGAGTGGAAGGACGACAAACAGAAGAAAATTTCTTAA
- the LOC140975564 gene encoding two-component response regulator-like APRR1 — translation MENETGKSGDVFIDRSKVRILLCDNDDKSSEEVYTLLCKCSYQVISVRSPRQVIDALNAAGPDIDIILSEVDLPMSKGLKMLKYIMRDKELRRIPVIMMSAQDEVSIVVKCLKFGAADYLVKPLRTNELLNLWTHMWRRRRMLGLAEKSIVNCDLDLVASDPSDPNTNSTALFSDDTDDRSLKGNNPEFSTHQEEEIPATRAATRIETVICDLSVCQPVVTQISDKQTGQISSFLKKELKIGESSAFFTYIKSTIPDSTTRGPPSVHEDEPQHLKIVSGQAVIDIQQQDITKTMENRSDGDEYHCSNSFHDSFFAERSCTPVSHDISQQRNSDEDFCHSRVRLGNVGDATGHYTHAAYPYYVPGVINQITMPPDSMSQKHALDTHNHSNLAMLPPYNHIPQFPPHVQGMAPYPYYPLGICLQPGQMPAPAPHSWPSLKFSSMNEGKSGKVDRREAALMKFRQKRKERCFDKKIRYVNRKKLAERRPRLRGQFVRKVNGITVDLNGQPASAEEEEEDDEEYDEEENDS, via the exons ATGGAGAATGAAACGGGGAAGAGTGGGGATGTGTTCATCGATCGGAGTAAAGTGAGGATTTTGCTCTGTGATAATGATGACAAAAGTTCCGAGGAGGTATACACGCTTTTGTGTAAATGTTCTTATCAAG TTATTTCTGTAAGATCACCAAGACAGGTGATTGATGCACTGAATGCTGCGGGGCCTGATATTGATATTATTCTCTCGGAAGTTGACCTTCCGATGTCTAAGGgtttgaaaatgttaaaatatATCATGAGGGACAAAGAATTGCGGCGGATTCCAGTGATCA TGATGTCAGCTCAAGACGAAGTTTCTATTGTTGTTAAGTGCCTAAAATTTGGAGCAGCTGATTATCTTGTGAAGCCATTACGTACGAATGAGTTGTTGAACTTGTGGACACACATGTGGAGAAGAAGGAGAATG CTGGGACTTGCTGAGAAGAGCATTGTAAATTGTGATCTAGATCTGGTAGCTTCGGATCCTAGTGATCCTAACACCAACAGCACTGCTTTATTCTCGGATGACACAGATGACAGGTCTCTGAAGGGTAATAACCCAGAATTTTCAACACATCAGGAAGAGGAG ATTCCTGCTACCAGAGCTGCTACTCGGATAGAGACTGTGATTTGTGATCTTTCAGTGTGTCAGCCTGTCGTGACACAAATAAGTGACAAACAGACAG GACAAATTTCGTCTTTTCTGAAAAAGGAACTAAAAATAGGCGAGTCTTCTGCCTTTTTCACGTATATCAAGTCAACCATACCCGACAGCACCACTCGAGGGCCACCTTCTGTTCATGAAGATGAACCTCAGCATCTGAAGATAGTAAGTGGTCAAGCTGTTATTGACATCCAACAGCAGGATATCACAAAGACCATGGAAAATCGTTCTGATGGTGATGAATATCACTGCAGTAACAGTTTTCACGATTCTTTCTTTGCTGAGAGGTCATGTACTCCTGTATCTCATGATATCTCACAACAGAGGAACTCGGACGAAGATTTCTGTCACTCACGTGTGCGTTTAGGAAACGTTGGTGATGCGACCGGTCATTACACTCATGCTGCTTATCCTTACTACGTGCCCGGAGTAATAAATCAAATAACGATGCCACCAGACTCAATGTCTCAAAAGCACGCACTGGATACACACAACCATTCTAATCTTGCTATGTTGCCTCCATACAATCACATTCCTCAATTCCCACCTCACGTCCAAGGGATGGCGCCTTATCCATACTACCCCCTTGGTATATGCTTACAACCTGGTCAAATGCCTGCTCCCGCTCCTCATTCATGGCCATCTTTGAAATTTTCgtcaatgaatgaagggaagtCGGGTAAAGTTGATCGAAGGGAGGCAGCCTTGATGAAGTTTAGACAAAAGCGGAAAGAGAGGTGTTTTGACAAGAAGATCAGGTATGTAAACCGGAAAAAACTCGCAGAACGTAGGCCTCGCCTGAGGGGCCAATTTGTGAGAAAGGTTAATGGCATTACTGTGGATCTTAATGGGCAACCAGCTTCTgctgaagaagaagaggaagatgacGAAGAGTATGATGAGGAAGAGAATGATTCTTAG
- the LOC140975567 gene encoding probable xyloglucan 6-xylosyltransferase 5, with translation MGSESPFAAQKRTSSALPTTTATSNGGSRVRATALLPRGRQISKTFNNIKITILCGFVTILVLRGTIGIGNLVSYEAEAENQNLREEINRILAEIRSDKDPDDPEDQAEEFFNPNRTFALGPKISNWDGDRKVWLEKNPMFPNYVNGKPRILLVTGSPPNPCDNAIGDHYLLKAAKNKIDYCRIHGIEIVYNMAHLDKELAGYWAKLPLIRGLMLAHPEVEWVWWMDSDALFTDMAFEIPVFKYKDHNMVIHGYPDLLFDQKSWIALNTGSFLFRNCQWSLDLLDAWAPMGPKGPVREEAGKILTANLKGRPAFEADDQSALIYLLISQNDKWMNKVFVENSFYLHGYWEGLVDRYEEMIEKYHPGLGDDRWPFVTHFVGCKPCGSYGDYPVERCLKSMERAFNFADNQVLNLYGFRHRGLVSPNIKRIRNETVTPLVYVDQFDFRHSVHQKGEHRS, from the coding sequence ATGGGTTCTGAAAGCCCGTTTGCAGCTCAGAAACGGACTTCTAGCGCACTACCGACGACAACCGCCACCTCCAACGGTGGATCTCGTGTCCGTGCCACCGCTCTCCTCCCACGTGGCCGGCAGATCAGTAAAACCTTCAACAACATCAAGATCACGATACTATGTGGGTTCGTTACTATTCTGGTACTCCGCGGCACGATTGGTATCGGCAACCTTGTGTCCTATGAAGCGGAAGCTGAAAATCAGAATCTCCGAGAAGAAATCAATCGGATCCTCGCCGAGATTCGATCGGATAAGGACCCGGATGATCCGGAGGACCAAGCCGAGGAGTTTTTCAACCCGAACAGGACTTTCGCTTTAGGGCCCAAAATCAGTAACTGGGATGGAGACAGAAAGGTATGGCTTGAAAAGAATCCGATGTTTCCCAATTATGTGAATGGAAAACCTCGGATTTTGCTCGTCACAGGTTCCCCACCGAATCCTTGTGATAATGCGATTGGGGATCATTATTTGTTGAAAGCTGCAAAGAACAAGATTGATTATTGCAGAATACATGGGATTGAGATTGTGTATAATATGGCTCATTTAGATAAGGAATTGGCAGGGTATTGGGCTAAGTTGCCGTTGATTCGAGGGTTGATGTTGGCTCATCCTGAGGTGGAGTGGGTTTGGTGGATGGATAGTGATGCTTTGTTTACTGATATGGCATTTGAGATACCTGTATTTAAGTACAAGGATCATAATATGGTTATTCATGGTTATCCCGATCTGTTGTTTGATCAGAAGTCATGGATCGCGCTGAACACCGGTAGTTTCTTGTTCCGAAATTGTCAGTGGTCATTGGACTTGTTGGATGCTTGGGCTCCAATGGGCCCCAAGGGTCCTGTTCGTGAGGAGGCTGGCAAGATCTTGACAGCAAATTTGAAGGGTCGGCCAGCATTCGAGGCAGATGATCAATCTGCATTGATATATTTGCTGATTTCTCAAAACGATAAATGGATGAATAAGGTTTTTGTTGAGAACTCGTTTTATTTGCACGGATATTGGGAGGGTCTAGTGGACCGGTACGAGGAAATGATTGAAAAATACCACCCTGGACTTGGTGATGACAGGTGGCCATTTGTGACCCATTTCGTTGGCTGCAAACCTTGTGGGAGTTATGGGGATTATCCGGTTGAGAGGTGTTTGAAGAGCATGGAGAGGGCTTTCAACTTTGCGGATAATCAAGTTTTGAACTTGTATGGCTTTAGGCATAGGGGATTGGTGAGCCCCAATATTAAGAGGATTAGGAATGAGACTGTTACTCCTTTGGTGTATGTAGATCAGTTTGATTTTCGACATTCAGTTCATCAAAAGGGTGAACATAGGAGTTAG
- the LOC140974789 gene encoding uncharacterized protein: MEISVISDSISPVVYSTQGLAFSNFLLNRPCNVLSPSDASPDQPPSPPSSSAAPFRISAVGPPPTRTLTKPRLRRTRRVKQKSLIIDYDGSGGDELFVFSDGGGCNNGDGYFGGDGGGRRGWNFGGDGGANWDESSGNSISDPAFDFVYEILCWIAMSNCLHFAFKKVVRNVADGIGDPAREKVVPMPLTPVC; encoded by the coding sequence ATGGAAATCTCTGTAATATCAGACTCTATATCGCCCGTTGTTTATTCCACGCAAGGATTGGCCTTCTCGAATTTCCTCCTCAATCGCCCATGCAACGTCCTGTCTCCATCGGACGCGTCTCCAGATCAACCCCCATCGCCGCCGTCATCCTCCGCCGCACCTTTCCGTATCTCAGCGGTAGGGCCTCCACCCACCAGGACGTTGACCAAACCACGCCTCCGTAGAACCCGCCGCGTCAAGCAGAAATCCCTGATCATTGATTATGACGGATCTGGAGGAGATGAATTATTCGTTTTCAGCGACGGAGGAGGTTGTAACAACGGTGATGGATATTTTGGGGGCGACGGCGGCGGCCGTCGGGGGTGGAACTTTGGTGGAGACGGAGGTGCTAATTGGGATGAATCGTCCGGTAACTCGATCTCCGACCCTGCTTTTGATTTTGTGTACGAGATTCTATGCTGGATCGCGATGTCGAATTGCTTGCACTTCGCTTTCAAGAAGGTGGTGAGGAACGTGGCCGACGGAATCGGCGATCCGGCGAGGGAAAAGGTTGTTCCGATGCCATTGACACCCGTTTGCTGA
- the LOC140975563 gene encoding 2-hydroxy-palmitic acid dioxygenase MPO1-like isoform X2, with product MGLFDLEKHFAFYGAYHSNPINILIHMIFVWPILFTASVLLYFTPPLFKLSAIRSLDDGFLIFNYGFLFTVIYAFYYVGLDKKAGSLAAFLVVLCWIGSSALAHSLGFSLAWRKRAPALLDNLAQAFLMAPFFVLLEALQSFFGYEPYPGFHARVKAEIDADIKEWKDDKQKKIS from the exons ATGGGGTTGTTTGATTTGGAGAAGCATTTTGCTTTCTACGGAGCTTATCATAGCAATCCCATCAATATACTGATCCATATGATATTTGTTTGGCCGATTCTGTTCACAGCTTCGGTTCTTCTATATTTCACGCCACCTTTGTTCAAGCTCTCTGCGATTCGATCACTTGACGATGGTTTCTTGATTTTCAATTACGGGTTCTTGTTCACTGTAATCTATGCCTTTTATTACGTTGGTTTAGATAAAAAGGCGGGTTCTTTGGCTGCGTTCTTGGTTGTTCTCTGTTGGATTGGCAGCAGCGCTCTTGCTCATAGCCTGGGGTTCTCTTTGGCTTGGAGG AAACGAGCACCTGCTTTGCTGGACAATCTCGCACAAGCATTCCTCATGGCACCTTTCTTTGTATTACTAGAG GCTCTGCAGTCTTTCTTTGGATACGAGCCATACCCGGGATTTCATGCTAGAGTCAAGGCGGAGATTGATGCTGACATTAAAGAGTGGAAGGACGACAAACAGAAGAAAATTTCTTAA
- the LOC140975566 gene encoding uncharacterized protein, with protein sequence MEKTAAIIRRSIFTFLKNYQYFTSTPSLLALPFAVLCLVSQLIVPMSPLFRMIHLRLRSLLLAAGFPQSAELFAILNLKLSQTIVNYLFSLPFAISFLLLAKASVIQAVERKKPEQKHAFASWIQLLSPLLITQFCNSLLILSANATCFCLIVVYFNFFDMLGALSAPGSSLLLSALGAIIYSIILANAYVICNLALILSGYEKAGGFISILKTYVLIQDRTATALLLALPFNMALAGIEALFQYRVVRSYNRAFALNSTMVFEGFLIAYLYAMTLVLDTIVGCIFFRSCRTTEPETDREETYFHGIEIHDCKFLAKGV encoded by the coding sequence ATGGAGAAAACAGCCGCAATCATTAGAAGATCCATCTTCACTTTCTTAAAGAACTACCAGTACTTCACCTCAACTCCATCTCTTCTCGCCCTCCCATTCGCAGTCTTGTGCCTCGTGTCCCAGCTGATCGTCCCCATGTCGCCGCTTTTCCGGATGATCCACCTCCGTTTAAGGTCACTTTTGCTTGCTGCGGGGTTCCCTCAATCAGCAGAGCTCTTTGCCATTCTCAATCTTAAACTCTCTCAGACAATTGTAAACTATCTTTTCTCCTTACCCTTTGCCATTTCCTTTCTTCTTCTCGCCAAAGCATCCGTAATCCAAGCCGTCGAGCGTAAAAAACCAGAGCAGAAACATGCGTTCGCTTCTTGGATTCAACTGCTCAGCCCCCTCCTTATCACACAATTTTGTAACTCATTACTCATTCTTTCCGCGAACGCCACTTGCTTCTGCCTAATAGTCGTGTACTTCAACTTTTTTGACATGTTGGGAGCCCTTTCTGCACCTGGATCTTCACTACTTTTGTCGGCATTAGGTGCCATAATCTACTCTATCATTCTTGCCAATGCCTATGTTATATGCAATCTTGCATTAATATTATCCGGATACGAAAAGGCCGGCGGCTTTATCTCAATCCTCAAGACTTATGTGCTGATCCAAGATAGAACTGCAACTGCATTATTATTAGCTTTGCCATTCAACATGGCCTTAGCAGGCATTGAAGCCTTGTTCCAGTACCGCGTTGTTCGATCCTATAATCGAGCTTTTGCCTTGAACTCAACCATGGTTTTTGAGGGATTTCTCATTGCATATTTGTATGCTATGACACTAGTTCTTGATACAATTGTGGGTTGCATTTTCTTCAGAAGTTGCAGAACAACAGAACCAGAAACCGATCGAGAGGAAACGTACTTTCACGGGATCGAAATCCATGATTGTAAGTTTCTCGCAAAAGGGGTTTGA